One stretch of Desulfocurvus vexinensis DSM 17965 DNA includes these proteins:
- a CDS encoding phosphohydrolase yields MTPQPQHAAPTGPAARPHGERAAQDPALLAPALPPDPTEFPVPSDAECRAHWDRCAMPAHIRAHSALVGEIAWSLAARAEERGVIAPGWARAVRASGLLHDLAKFYCVQHGGDHAQLGAAWVLACTGNPALAQGVMHHVWWPYPIDPARYFLPLAVQYADKRVRHDTVVSLGARYADLFERYGRNETARERIDAAFRQGRAVEHTLSELLEVKLHACPFDSGRLVART; encoded by the coding sequence ATGACCCCCCAGCCCCAGCACGCCGCCCCCACAGGCCCCGCAGCCCGCCCCCACGGCGAACGGGCCGCGCAGGACCCGGCCCTGCTGGCTCCGGCCCTGCCCCCGGACCCCACGGAATTTCCCGTGCCGTCGGACGCCGAGTGCCGGGCCCACTGGGACCGCTGCGCCATGCCCGCGCACATCCGCGCCCACAGCGCCCTGGTGGGCGAGATCGCCTGGTCGCTGGCCGCGCGCGCCGAGGAGCGCGGCGTCATCGCCCCGGGCTGGGCCCGGGCCGTGCGCGCCTCGGGCCTCTTGCACGACCTGGCCAAATTCTACTGCGTGCAGCACGGCGGCGACCACGCCCAGCTCGGCGCAGCCTGGGTGCTGGCCTGCACGGGCAACCCGGCCCTGGCCCAGGGCGTGATGCACCACGTCTGGTGGCCCTACCCCATAGACCCCGCGCGTTATTTCCTGCCCCTGGCCGTACAGTACGCCGACAAGCGCGTGCGCCACGACACCGTGGTGTCCCTGGGCGCGCGCTATGCGGACCTCTTTGAACGCTACGGCAGAAACGAGACGGCCCGCGAGCGCATCGACGCCGCCTTCCGCCAGGGCCGGGCCGTGGAACACACCCTGAGCGAACTCCTGGAGGTCAAGCTCCATGCGTGTCCTTTTGATAGCGGGCGGCTGGTCGCCCGAACGTGA
- the hypD gene encoding hydrogenase formation protein HypD — MSIFDKFSDPELCKAVLDAIHRELDGELRFMEVCGTHTVAIFRSGLRSMLPPGVVHLSGPGCPVCVTHESEVGMYMDLAGRDGVIVATFGDLVRVPGPGGTCLKDAMAQGARVAVVYSPFDALTLARENPQATVVFLGIGFETTAPTVAATLQAARAAGVGNFQVLSFHKLVPPALRALLGDPELNLHALVMPGHVSTIIGLEPYRFIAEDFHLPAAITGFDPLDILQSLLDIVRQRKEGRAEVVNLYRRAVQDLGNPKAVAVMESVFTPADALWRGIGMIPGSGLALRPEYEAFDAQKTLGLTMAEAKPIPGCRCGDVLRGKLTPDRCPLFAKACTPAKPVGPCMVSTEGSCAAYYKYQLEM; from the coding sequence GTGAGCATATTCGACAAATTCAGTGATCCTGAACTCTGCAAGGCTGTGCTGGACGCCATCCACCGCGAGCTGGACGGCGAGCTGCGCTTCATGGAAGTCTGCGGCACGCATACGGTAGCCATCTTCCGCAGCGGGCTGCGCTCCATGCTGCCCCCGGGGGTGGTCCACCTGTCCGGCCCGGGCTGCCCGGTGTGCGTGACCCACGAGAGCGAGGTGGGCATGTACATGGACCTGGCCGGGCGCGACGGGGTCATCGTGGCCACCTTCGGCGACCTGGTGCGCGTGCCCGGGCCCGGCGGCACCTGCCTCAAGGACGCCATGGCCCAGGGGGCGCGGGTGGCGGTGGTCTACTCGCCCTTCGACGCCCTGACCCTGGCCCGCGAAAACCCGCAGGCCACGGTGGTCTTCCTGGGCATCGGCTTCGAGACCACGGCGCCCACCGTGGCGGCGACCCTCCAGGCCGCGCGCGCTGCGGGGGTGGGTAACTTCCAGGTGCTGTCCTTCCACAAGCTGGTGCCCCCGGCCCTGCGCGCGCTGCTGGGCGACCCGGAGCTGAACCTGCACGCCCTGGTCATGCCCGGCCATGTCTCGACCATCATCGGCCTGGAGCCCTACCGCTTCATCGCCGAGGACTTCCACCTGCCTGCGGCCATCACCGGTTTCGATCCGCTGGACATCCTGCAATCGCTGCTGGACATCGTGCGCCAGCGCAAGGAGGGCCGGGCCGAGGTGGTCAATCTCTACCGCCGCGCCGTGCAGGACCTGGGCAACCCCAAGGCCGTGGCGGTGATGGAGTCCGTGTTCACGCCCGCCGATGCCCTGTGGCGCGGCATCGGCATGATTCCCGGCTCGGGGCTGGCCCTGCGGCCCGAATACGAGGCTTTCGACGCCCAGAAGACCCTGGGGCTGACCATGGCCGAGGCCAAGCCCATCCCCGGCTGCCGCTGCGGCGATGTGCTGCGCGGCAAGCTGACCCCCGACCGCTGCCCGCTGTTCGCCAAGGCCTGCACCCCGGCCAAGCCCGTGGGGCCGTGCATGGTCTCCACCGAGGGCTCCTGCGCCGCCTATTACAAGTACCAGTTGGAGATGTAG
- the hypE gene encoding hydrogenase expression/formation protein HypE, translating to MDATHILLDYGSGGKASQRLISELFLRHFDNPVLARMDDAAFLDIQGPLAMSTDSFVVDPVFFPGGNIGSLAVHGTVNDVAMLGARPLYLSCAFILEEGFELEKLERIVQAMGQAARDAGVSIVTGDTKVVPRGMADKIFINTTGVGTMLVAEHPSGHRAAPGDAVLVSGTMGDHGLAILAQREGLAFETPVLSDSTALNGLTERLLLEVGDIHVLRDPTRGGLATTLNEIAGQSGVGIELDEGAIPVTPAVRSGCAFLGLDPLYLANEGKLICILPEAKAEAALALLHADPKGAGARRVGTVAAANPGKVVLRTALGGKRLLNMLEGEQLPRIC from the coding sequence ATGGACGCCACGCATATCCTTCTCGACTACGGCAGCGGCGGCAAGGCCTCGCAGCGGCTGATCAGCGAACTCTTTTTGCGCCACTTCGACAACCCCGTGCTGGCGCGCATGGACGACGCGGCCTTCCTGGACATCCAGGGCCCCCTGGCCATGAGCACCGATTCCTTCGTGGTCGATCCGGTGTTCTTTCCGGGCGGCAACATCGGCTCGCTGGCCGTGCACGGCACGGTGAACGACGTGGCCATGCTCGGGGCGCGGCCGCTGTACCTGTCGTGCGCCTTCATCCTGGAGGAGGGCTTCGAGCTGGAGAAGCTCGAACGCATCGTGCAGGCCATGGGCCAGGCCGCGCGCGACGCCGGGGTGAGCATCGTCACCGGCGACACCAAGGTCGTGCCCCGGGGCATGGCCGACAAGATCTTCATCAACACCACCGGCGTGGGCACCATGCTCGTGGCCGAGCACCCCAGCGGCCACCGCGCCGCGCCCGGCGACGCGGTGCTCGTGTCGGGGACCATGGGCGACCACGGGCTGGCCATCCTGGCCCAGCGCGAGGGCCTGGCCTTCGAGACCCCCGTGCTCTCCGACAGCACGGCCCTCAACGGCCTGACCGAGCGGCTGCTTTTGGAGGTGGGCGACATCCATGTGCTGCGCGACCCCACGCGCGGCGGGCTGGCCACCACCCTGAACGAGATCGCCGGGCAGTCCGGCGTGGGCATCGAGCTGGACGAGGGCGCCATTCCCGTGACTCCCGCCGTGCGCTCGGGCTGTGCCTTCCTGGGGCTGGACCCGCTGTATCTCGCCAACGAGGGCAAGCTCATCTGCATCCTGCCCGAGGCCAAGGCCGAGGCCGCGCTGGCCCTGCTGCACGCCGACCCCAAGGGCGCGGGCGCGCGGCGCGTGGGCACGGTCGCGGCGGCCAACCCCGGCAAGGTCGTGCTGCGCACGGCCCTGGGCGGCAAGCGCCTGCTGAACATGCTCGAAGGCGAGCAGCTGCCGCGCATCTGCTAG
- a CDS encoding sensor histidine kinase, producing the protein MPSSFLWPAVRITALYALFAGLWIVFSDQAVALLVPDPRAHALVQTYKGAFFVCVTAGLLFVLLHGELRAREEDRARLRALLREQDVLFSELHHRVKNNMQTAVGLVELQAAQFADPQDRARLADCARRIRALGLVHDALGREHGQGRIDMGRYLETLGRELLGAYDGQRRGIALHTDGGGVVLGVDRATFLGLALAELLTNAFKHAFPPEQGGTVRVALRADGSWLEAEVADDGVGLPTDLDPDTAQSMGMTILGGLTAQMRGSLDFLPGAGTRAVLRVPLAGPGETAGAGAT; encoded by the coding sequence GTGCCGTCATCGTTCCTGTGGCCCGCCGTGCGCATCACTGCGCTGTACGCCCTGTTCGCCGGGCTGTGGATCGTCTTTTCCGATCAGGCCGTGGCCCTGCTGGTGCCCGACCCGCGCGCCCATGCCCTGGTGCAGACCTACAAGGGCGCGTTCTTCGTCTGCGTGACCGCCGGGCTGCTTTTCGTGCTGCTGCACGGCGAGCTGCGCGCACGCGAAGAGGACCGCGCGCGGCTGCGGGCGCTGCTGCGTGAGCAGGACGTGCTGTTCTCCGAACTGCACCACCGGGTGAAGAACAACATGCAGACCGCCGTGGGGCTGGTGGAGCTCCAGGCCGCCCAGTTCGCCGACCCGCAGGACCGCGCCCGGCTGGCCGACTGCGCCCGGCGCATCCGCGCCCTGGGGCTGGTCCACGACGCCCTGGGCCGCGAGCACGGCCAGGGGCGCATCGACATGGGCCGCTACCTGGAAACCCTGGGCCGCGAATTGCTGGGCGCCTACGACGGCCAGCGCCGGGGCATCGCCCTGCACACCGATGGCGGCGGTGTGGTGCTGGGGGTGGACCGGGCGACCTTCCTGGGCCTGGCCCTGGCCGAATTGCTGACCAACGCCTTCAAGCACGCCTTTCCTCCGGAGCAGGGCGGCACGGTGCGCGTGGCCCTGCGGGCCGATGGCAGCTGGCTGGAGGCCGAGGTGGCCGACGACGGCGTGGGCCTGCCCACGGACCTGGACCCCGACACGGCCCAGTCCATGGGCATGACCATCCTCGGCGGGCTCACGGCCCAGATGCGCGGCAGCCTGGACTTCCTGCCCGGGGCGGGCACCCGGGCCGTACTGCGCGTGCCCCTGGCCGGGCCCGGGGAAACGGCGGGCGCAGGCGCTACTTGA
- a CDS encoding pyridoxamine 5'-phosphate oxidase family protein translates to MTGEMSWTEVKRTLAGARFRALATVGEDGVPQVTPIGSVVLTAEGRGFYFEDDAAVLPGSLERAGEVAILAVGGAGGWLRRLVRGALPGGPALRLRVRAGRRRAATGAERALRLSGAGLLGRGVRFVREFTVQGVTPVHLGALLK, encoded by the coding sequence ATGACCGGCGAGATGTCCTGGACCGAAGTGAAACGCACCCTGGCCGGCGCGCGCTTCCGCGCCCTGGCCACCGTGGGCGAGGACGGCGTGCCCCAGGTCACGCCCATCGGCTCGGTGGTGCTCACCGCCGAGGGCCGGGGGTTCTATTTCGAGGACGATGCGGCGGTGCTGCCGGGCAGCCTGGAGCGCGCGGGCGAGGTGGCCATCCTGGCCGTGGGCGGCGCGGGGGGCTGGCTGCGGCGGCTGGTGCGCGGCGCCCTGCCGGGCGGCCCGGCCCTGCGGCTTCGGGTCCGCGCCGGACGGCGCCGGGCGGCCACCGGGGCCGAGCGGGCCCTGCGCCTGTCCGGGGCCGGGCTCCTGGGCCGGGGGGTGCGCTTCGTGCGCGAGTTCACCGTGCAGGGCGTAACCCCGGTGCACCTGGGGGCGCTGCTCAAGTAG
- a CDS encoding TetR/AcrR family transcriptional regulator, which translates to MAPAPRRSRDDLLAQGLALLAEGGIDALTIDALCARMGATKGSFYHHFAGRDDFLRALLEHWAALRPARASRARSPRRRMEALLPAAQGPEAAIRAWAMRDPTARDYQRRVDARRLGELEALLGEATGDPARAALLARMGYALLLGAQALAPPAGPAQRAAMLDLLWKELCIRPARGRGKEDS; encoded by the coding sequence GTGGCCCCGGCGCCCCGCCGCAGCCGCGACGACCTGCTGGCCCAGGGTCTGGCCCTGCTGGCCGAGGGCGGCATCGACGCCCTGACCATCGACGCCCTGTGCGCGCGCATGGGCGCGACCAAGGGCTCCTTCTACCACCACTTCGCCGGGCGGGACGACTTCCTGCGCGCCCTGCTGGAACACTGGGCCGCGCTGCGGCCCGCACGCGCCTCCCGCGCCCGCAGCCCGCGGCGGCGCATGGAGGCCCTGCTGCCCGCGGCCCAGGGCCCCGAGGCCGCCATCCGCGCCTGGGCCATGCGCGACCCCACCGCCCGCGACTACCAGCGGCGCGTGGACGCCCGGCGCCTGGGCGAACTGGAGGCCCTGCTGGGCGAGGCCACGGGCGACCCCGCCCGGGCGGCCCTGCTGGCGCGCATGGGCTACGCGCTGCTGCTGGGCGCCCAGGCCCTGGCGCCGCCCGCGGGCCCCGCCCAGCGCGCGGCCATGCTCGACCTGCTCTGGAAGGAACTGTGCATCCGCCCGGCCCGGGGCCGCGGCAAGGAGGATTCATGA
- a CDS encoding FapA family protein yields MVFKRSPTLPPCPPDPEHPGGPDRDAVVGLRLSDDRMTLTVECHSPARGQGRPLDAAALRRAVRQAGVAAEADPEAMDRVVALLAAGGDPRAVPLARGRAPEAGRDAVFEPLVDLTRPVMPDMAFARLHPAREARPGRDLLGAPVPPPGDEPPGELVLPRDAGCRREADGTLMATVAGTVRADEGQVRVEPLLVVSNDRLAVTGTLHGFDAAGQRITLSRVEEELVRLGVVQGVDLGAIARALDEAWATGRPVAGVTLAAGRAPKHGTDEALELLVAEKSTLGQMDEQGRMDYRERGFSPVVETGQDIARIHPPTPGEPGMDVFGAVVPARQGQPLGLRLGRGVEPVPDDDALLRATATGVVLRLRNHLEISDLLVVPGNVDLSTGHVRVSEGSVHVRGGVGAGFAVYAPHSVLVDGTVEDAAIDCGGDVVVGGGIAMSGEAPGARASQEGPGIRAGGSVRALFAQNAGITAGGDVTVARYIAHSTVHAGFMVRAGGLVRVTSPGGRIMGGTVVAGRGIETDEAGSTLGVATVLALSQDVPEARPLVEEKRALKRRLAHIDAGLARLTPEQLAALTPARRETLDHVLAVRRELSARVAEVGKALAELARMLMETVDAARITVRGTAHPGVVIKMGGAALRLEEPMQGVAFTWSRRTKGIKVLR; encoded by the coding sequence ATGGTCTTCAAGCGTTCCCCCACCCTGCCGCCCTGTCCGCCCGACCCCGAGCACCCCGGCGGCCCCGACCGCGACGCCGTGGTCGGCCTGCGCCTGTCCGACGACCGCATGACCCTGACCGTGGAGTGCCACAGCCCGGCCCGGGGCCAGGGGCGGCCCCTGGACGCCGCCGCCCTGCGTCGCGCCGTGCGTCAGGCGGGTGTTGCCGCCGAAGCTGACCCCGAGGCCATGGACCGCGTGGTGGCCCTGCTGGCGGCGGGCGGCGACCCCCGCGCCGTCCCCCTGGCCCGGGGCCGCGCGCCCGAGGCGGGCCGCGACGCGGTGTTCGAGCCGCTGGTGGACCTGACCCGGCCCGTGATGCCGGACATGGCCTTCGCCCGGCTGCACCCGGCCCGCGAGGCCCGGCCCGGGCGCGACCTGCTGGGAGCCCCCGTGCCCCCGCCGGGCGACGAGCCCCCGGGCGAGTTGGTGCTGCCCCGCGACGCCGGGTGCCGTCGCGAGGCCGACGGCACGCTCATGGCCACCGTGGCGGGCACGGTGCGCGCCGACGAGGGCCAGGTGCGCGTGGAGCCGCTGCTGGTCGTCTCCAACGACCGGCTGGCCGTCACGGGCACCCTGCACGGCTTCGACGCCGCAGGCCAGCGCATCACCCTGAGCCGGGTGGAGGAGGAACTGGTGCGCCTGGGCGTGGTCCAGGGCGTGGACCTGGGGGCCATCGCCCGGGCCCTGGACGAGGCCTGGGCCACGGGGCGGCCCGTGGCCGGGGTCACGCTGGCCGCAGGCCGGGCCCCCAAGCACGGCACAGACGAGGCCCTGGAACTGCTGGTGGCCGAAAAGAGCACCCTGGGGCAGATGGACGAGCAGGGGCGCATGGACTACCGCGAGCGCGGCTTCAGCCCCGTGGTGGAGACGGGCCAGGACATCGCGCGCATCCATCCGCCCACGCCGGGCGAGCCGGGGATGGACGTGTTCGGCGCCGTGGTGCCCGCGCGCCAGGGGCAGCCCCTGGGCCTGCGCCTGGGCCGGGGCGTGGAGCCTGTCCCGGACGACGACGCCCTGCTGCGCGCCACGGCCACGGGTGTGGTGCTGCGCCTGCGCAATCATCTGGAAATTTCGGACCTGCTGGTGGTGCCCGGCAACGTGGATCTCTCCACGGGGCATGTGCGGGTCAGCGAGGGGTCGGTGCATGTGCGCGGGGGCGTGGGCGCAGGGTTCGCCGTGTACGCCCCGCACAGCGTGCTGGTGGACGGCACCGTGGAGGACGCGGCCATCGACTGCGGCGGCGACGTGGTGGTGGGCGGGGGCATCGCCATGTCCGGCGAGGCGCCCGGCGCCAGGGCGAGCCAGGAGGGGCCCGGCATCCGCGCCGGGGGCTCCGTGCGCGCGCTGTTCGCCCAGAACGCGGGCATCACCGCCGGAGGCGATGTGACCGTGGCGCGCTACATCGCCCACAGCACCGTGCACGCGGGGTTCATGGTCCGCGCGGGCGGGCTGGTGCGCGTCACCAGCCCGGGTGGGCGGATCATGGGCGGCACGGTGGTGGCCGGGCGCGGCATCGAGACCGACGAGGCCGGGTCCACCCTGGGGGTGGCCACGGTGCTGGCCCTGTCCCAGGATGTGCCCGAGGCCCGGCCCCTGGTGGAGGAAAAGCGCGCCCTCAAGCGGCGCTTGGCGCATATCGACGCCGGGCTGGCCCGCCTGACCCCCGAGCAACTGGCGGCCCTGACCCCGGCCCGGCGCGAAACCCTGGACCATGTGCTGGCCGTGCGCCGCGAGCTGTCCGCGCGCGTGGCCGAGGTGGGCAAGGCCCTGGCCGAACTGGCCCGGATGCTCATGGAAACGGTGGACGCGGCGCGCATCACCGTGCGCGGCACGGCCCATCCGGGGGTGGTCATCAAGATGGGCGGGGCGGCCCTGCGCCTGGAGGAGCCCATGCAGGGCGTGGCCTTCACCTGGAGCCGCCGGACCAAGGGCATCAAGGTCCTGCGCTAG